In Candidatus Accumulibacter cognatus, the genomic window CGGACGGCCAAAGAGCCAGCTGGCCACGCCGATGCCGGCGGCGAGCAGCAGGCCGAGGGCCAGCAGGCGGACCGGCTGTTGCGGCATGCGCGGCTGTGCGAAGGCGATGCCGTTGGCCAGATACTGCATGACCAGCGCGATGCTGGTGATCAGGCCGGCGACGAAACCGCCGCCGGGGACATGGTGCCCGCGCAGGAAGAGGTAGACCGAAACCGTCAGCGCCAGCGGCAGGAGCGGACGCATCAGCATCGACAGAAACAGGGGATGTGCTTCCGCCGCCCAGCGCCGTCCGTCCTCGTCGCGCTGTGGCGCGCCCAGGATCAGCCGGTCGAGCAGGGCGTGCGAAGCCAGCGCGACCATCGCCAGCACGGTGATTTCGCCGAGCGTATCGAAACCGCGAAAATCGACGAGGATCACATTGACGACGTTGGCGCCGCCGCCGCCGGGAAGCGATTGCTGAAGATAGAAACCAGCGATCGTATCGACCGGTGCCGCCAGCATCTGCAGGGTGATCAGCGCCAGGCCACCGCCGGCGAGCAGGGCCACAACCAGATCGCGGATCAGCCGGCGGGCAGTGCTCTTTGGCGCATTGCGCGGGGGCAGATAATAGAGCACCAGCAGCATCAGGATGATCGTCCCCATCTCGACGGCGAGCTGGGTCAGCGCCAGGTCGGGCGCTGACAGGCGAACGAAGGTCAGCGTCACGGTCAGTCCGACGACGCTGACCAGGATCAGCGCCAACAGCCGTTCGCGGTATAGCGCGGTGGCGCCCAGCGCACCGATCAGCAGGACGAGCAGGGCGGCGACCGCCACCTCGTCAGCGGGCTGGGCCGCTGGTCGGACGCCGGTGCCGCCCGGTGCCGAGAAAAAGGACCAGCTGCCAAGGAGCACGACAAAACCGAAAAGCAGAGCGCTGTAACGCTGCAGCGAACCGTTGTCGACTGCCGCCATGGTGCGGCGCGCACCGCTGGCGAGCGCGCGGTAGAAGCGCTCGAAGGATGTGCGCGGGTGCATCGGCGGCAACTGGTCCTGCCAGGCGAAGAGGGGGCGGCGTAACGCATAGACCAGCACGCCACCGGCGAGCGCCAGCAAGCTCATCAGCACCGGCTTGTTGAAGCCGTGCCAGAGTGCCAGATGGAAATCCGGCAGCGGCGCCTGCAGCGCGGCACCCGCTGCGGCGTCGAGCAGCGGCCCGACGGTCCAGCCCGGGAAAATGCCGACCAGCAGACAGAGCACGACGAGGAGTTCGATCGGTGCGCGCATCCAGCGTGGCGGTTCGTGCGGCTGACGTGGCAGGTCGACCGGTTCGCCATTAAAGAACACGTCGTGGACGAAGCGCGAGGAGTAGGCGACGGCGAGCATCCCGGCGATCGTCGCGAGCAGGGGCAAGGCCCAGCCGAGCGGTTCGAACTGCGGGTAACTGACGGTTTCGGAAAAGAACATTTCCTTGCTGAGGAAACCGTTGAGCAGCGGTACGCCGGCCATCGAACCGGCGGCGATGATCGCCAGTGTTGCGGTGATCGGCATCACGCGGAACATGCCGTTCACGCGGCGCATGTCGCGCGTGCCGCATTCGTGGTCGATGACGCCGGCGGCCATGAACAGCGAGGCCTTGAAGATCGCGTGGTTAATGATGTGAAAGATGCCGGCGACGACCGAGAGCGGTGTGTCGAGACCGAACAGCAGCGTGATCAGGCCGAGATGGCTGATCGTCGAATAGGCGAGCAGCCCCTTGATGTCGTTGCGGAAAAGTGCCGTCGCCGCGGCGTAGATGAGCGTGATCGTGCCAACGCCTCCGACCAGCCAGAACCATACCTCACTGCCGCCGAGTGCCGGATAGAGGCGGGCAAGCAGAAAGACACCGGCCTTCACCATCGTCGCCGAGTGCAGATAGGCGGAGACCGGCGTCGGTGCCGCCATCGCGCTCGGTAGCCAGAAGTGGAAAGGAAACTGCGCCGACTTGGTGAACGCGCCGAGCAGAATCAGGATCAGCGTTGGCGTGTAGAGGGCATGCGCGCGGATGCGCTCACCGGCAGCCAGGATGACGCTCAGCTCGTAGCTGCCAGCGATGTGGCCGAGGAGCAGAATGCCGGCGAGCAGCGCCAGACCACCACCGCCAGTGACCGCCAGCGCCATGCGGGCGCCGATCCGCGACTCATGTTTGTCGCTGCGGTAAGCGACGAGCAGAAACGACGACAGGCTGGTAAGCTCCCAGAAGA contains:
- a CDS encoding monovalent cation/H+ antiporter subunit A, producing MLAAIPATAFAAFPLPLLLQRYGRASAAVAAATVMAACLGLLLPLAPATLAGHREVARLAWLPAYGLDLSLRLDGLGLLFCLLILGIGLLVVLYAAWYLPAGDRLGRFYSILLLFMAAMLGVVLAENLILLLIFWELTSLSSFLLVAYRSDKHESRIGARMALAVTGGGGLALLAGILLLGHIAGSYELSVILAAGERIRAHALYTPTLILILLGAFTKSAQFPFHFWLPSAMAAPTPVSAYLHSATMVKAGVFLLARLYPALGGSEVWFWLVGGVGTITLIYAAATALFRNDIKGLLAYSTISHLGLITLLFGLDTPLSVVAGIFHIINHAIFKASLFMAAGVIDHECGTRDMRRVNGMFRVMPITATLAIIAAGSMAGVPLLNGFLSKEMFFSETVSYPQFEPLGWALPLLATIAGMLAVAYSSRFVHDVFFNGEPVDLPRQPHEPPRWMRAPIELLVVLCLLVGIFPGWTVGPLLDAAAGAALQAPLPDFHLALWHGFNKPVLMSLLALAGGVLVYALRRPLFAWQDQLPPMHPRTSFERFYRALASGARRTMAAVDNGSLQRYSALLFGFVVLLGSWSFFSAPGGTGVRPAAQPADEVAVAALLVLLIGALGATALYRERLLALILVSVVGLTVTLTFVRLSAPDLALTQLAVEMGTIILMLLVLYYLPPRNAPKSTARRLIRDLVVALLAGGGLALITLQMLAAPVDTIAGFYLQQSLPGGGGANVVNVILVDFRGFDTLGEITVLAMVALASHALLDRLILGAPQRDEDGRRWAAEAHPLFLSMLMRPLLPLALTVSVYLFLRGHHVPGGGFVAGLITSIALVMQYLANGIAFAQPRMPQQPVRLLALGLLLAAGIGVASWLFGRPFLTSAHGHVPLPLLGDVELASAMVFDLGVYVVVVTVVVTVLSELGRLSLRARDGNGEETA